In a single window of the Streptomyces sp. NBC_00285 genome:
- a CDS encoding enoyl-CoA hydratase-related protein produces the protein MTDEPAQDDDLVLYEVDEDGVATVTLNRPERKNAWSIPMERRFFALLDEAANDPAVRVVIITGAGRAFCPGMDVQRLAQNSQPGQSLDLQARVPMYSRRLLPKPMIAAVNGACAGIGLIQALICDVRFAARGARFTTAFTRRGLAGEYNLPFVLPRVIGLENALDLLLSGRVFDADEAKDLGLVSRVVEPEDLLDAARAYARDIARNCSPRAMAVVRHQVYGDLDRTFTDALARSYSAMEFFAGSPDFREGVASFTEKREPKFEGLPPDFDPDEATRDAFLPY, from the coding sequence GAGCCCGCCCAGGACGACGACCTGGTGCTGTACGAGGTCGACGAGGACGGCGTCGCCACCGTCACCCTCAACCGCCCCGAACGCAAGAACGCCTGGAGCATCCCCATGGAGCGCCGCTTCTTCGCGCTCCTGGACGAGGCCGCGAACGACCCCGCCGTCCGCGTCGTGATCATCACGGGTGCGGGCAGGGCCTTCTGTCCCGGCATGGACGTCCAGCGCCTGGCGCAGAACTCCCAGCCGGGCCAGTCCCTCGACCTCCAGGCCCGTGTCCCCATGTACAGCAGGCGCCTGCTGCCCAAGCCGATGATCGCCGCCGTCAACGGCGCCTGCGCGGGCATCGGCCTGATCCAGGCGCTCATCTGCGACGTCCGCTTCGCCGCCCGGGGCGCCCGCTTCACCACCGCCTTCACTCGGCGCGGCCTGGCCGGCGAGTACAACCTGCCGTTCGTCCTGCCCCGTGTCATCGGCCTGGAGAACGCCCTGGACCTGCTGCTGTCCGGGCGGGTCTTCGACGCCGACGAGGCCAAGGACCTCGGCCTCGTCAGCCGCGTCGTCGAACCGGAGGACCTGCTCGACGCCGCCCGCGCCTACGCCCGGGACATCGCCCGCAACTGCTCCCCGCGCGCCATGGCCGTCGTACGCCATCAGGTGTACGGCGACCTCGATCGCACCTTCACCGACGCCCTCGCCCGTTCCTACTCGGCCATGGAGTTCTTCGCGGGCTCGCCCGACTTCCGGGAGGGCGTGGCGAGCTTCACGGAGAAGCGGGAGCCGAAGTTCGAGGGACTGCCGCCGGACTTCGACCCGGACGAGGCCACCCGCGACGCGTTCCTGCCGTACTGA
- a CDS encoding FAS1-like dehydratase domain-containing protein, producing MTAQPFPVEAGHIMMFARAIGDENPDHQGASALAPPTFTMASAHYDPDYHLRPKPDEEWFGSGRGPGVMTEGGGGLHAEQHFEYHRPVRAGETLHAHTVLGRSWEKQGRTGRLLFSERITEYRDADGSPVVSAVTVAVVPEGPATPKDAR from the coding sequence ATGACAGCGCAACCGTTCCCCGTCGAGGCCGGGCACATCATGATGTTCGCCCGCGCCATCGGCGACGAGAACCCGGACCACCAGGGCGCGAGCGCGCTCGCCCCGCCCACCTTCACCATGGCGAGCGCCCACTACGACCCCGACTACCACCTGCGGCCGAAGCCGGACGAGGAGTGGTTCGGGTCCGGCCGTGGCCCCGGGGTGATGACCGAGGGCGGCGGCGGACTGCACGCCGAGCAGCACTTCGAGTACCACCGCCCGGTACGCGCAGGCGAGACGCTCCATGCGCACACCGTCCTCGGGCGCAGCTGGGAGAAGCAGGGCCGCACCGGCCGTCTCCTGTTCAGCGAGCGCATCACCGAGTACCGGGACGCCGACGGCAGCCCGGTCGTCAGCGCCGTCACCGTGGCCGTCGTGCCCGAGGGCCCCGCAACCCCGAAGGACGCCCGATGA
- a CDS encoding MaoC family dehydratase, producing the protein MSLSADDIKVGETRESILVDDLKRTRIVQYAGASGDFNPLHTDEKFAVEAAGYPGVFAHGMLTMGMTGRVLTDWVGTESLLRYGVRFKAQVRPGDTLTATATVDSVEDTPTGPVAHFLVRTVNQDGVEVVTGTAAARLEQ; encoded by the coding sequence ATGAGCCTGAGCGCGGACGACATCAAGGTCGGCGAGACCCGCGAGAGCATCCTGGTCGACGACCTGAAGCGGACCCGGATCGTGCAGTACGCCGGTGCCTCCGGAGACTTCAACCCGCTGCACACGGACGAGAAGTTCGCCGTCGAGGCCGCGGGATACCCCGGGGTGTTCGCCCACGGCATGCTCACGATGGGCATGACCGGCCGGGTCCTGACCGACTGGGTCGGAACCGAGTCGCTGCTGCGCTACGGAGTGCGCTTCAAGGCCCAGGTCCGGCCCGGCGACACCCTCACGGCCACGGCCACCGTCGACTCGGTCGAGGACACACCGACGGGCCCGGTCGCCCACTTCCTGGTGCGCACGGTCAACCAGGACGGCGTCGAGGTGGTCACCGGTACCGCGGCGGCCCGCCTGGAGCAGTGA
- a CDS encoding class I adenylate-forming enzyme family protein, whose amino-acid sequence MGGAGEAEEAAGWTAMVSRAYDHARPAARFGDLTWTGRELLDRAGGAAHWLDSLGLEPGAPVPALVATSADALALVIGGAGSGHPLAPLGVRMTAHEIATVVKATDCQTLLAQSEFAELGRQVAALSGRRLHIVPELRPVPRELTAAPGDLAAVLHTSGTTGLPKPVPMTQGRLAARARVNGKLCALDPDSFYGGSAPFHHIAGLGNIAVALAAGALITGLPRFTVEGWALLRELGTTHTSMVPAMLETLLAAGEARHETLRTLQYGGAPVRPGTLRRTYEAMPGVRMLNMFGQTEGSPISVLTPEGHREAVAGRTELLRSVGRPAPGVEVRVAGAGPDGVGEIHARADHFFRIDTEGWLHSGDLGRIAEDGYLYLLGRRTDMIIRGGENVHPLEVETVLTAHPGVADAAVTGVPDERLGQTVVAFVVPADPGAPPDPAALSSHTRARLSGFKVPVRWWFVDDLPRNANGKVVRRLLREPHEGGTSA is encoded by the coding sequence GTGGGCGGCGCAGGGGAGGCCGAAGAGGCGGCCGGCTGGACCGCCATGGTGAGCCGCGCCTACGACCACGCCCGGCCCGCCGCCCGGTTCGGCGACCTGACCTGGACCGGCCGCGAACTGCTCGACCGGGCCGGCGGCGCCGCCCACTGGCTGGACTCGCTCGGCCTCGAACCCGGCGCGCCCGTCCCGGCGTTGGTCGCCACCTCCGCCGACGCCCTCGCGCTGGTGATCGGTGGCGCGGGGTCCGGCCATCCGCTCGCGCCGCTCGGTGTCCGGATGACCGCGCACGAGATCGCCACCGTGGTGAAGGCGACGGACTGTCAGACCCTGCTGGCACAGAGCGAGTTCGCCGAACTCGGCAGGCAGGTCGCCGCCCTCTCGGGACGGCGACTGCACATCGTCCCGGAACTGCGCCCGGTCCCGCGGGAGTTGACGGCCGCACCGGGCGACCTCGCCGCCGTCCTGCACACCTCCGGCACGACCGGCCTGCCCAAACCCGTCCCCATGACCCAAGGGCGCCTGGCCGCACGCGCCCGCGTCAACGGCAAGCTGTGCGCGCTCGACCCCGACAGTTTCTACGGCGGCAGCGCGCCCTTCCACCACATCGCGGGCCTCGGCAACATCGCCGTCGCCCTCGCCGCCGGCGCTCTGATCACCGGGCTGCCCCGCTTCACCGTCGAGGGCTGGGCCCTGCTGCGGGAGCTCGGCACCACCCACACCAGCATGGTCCCGGCGATGCTGGAGACCCTGCTGGCCGCGGGCGAGGCACGCCACGAGACCCTGCGGACCCTCCAGTACGGGGGAGCGCCCGTCCGCCCCGGCACCCTGCGGCGGACGTACGAGGCGATGCCCGGCGTCCGCATGCTCAACATGTTCGGGCAGACCGAGGGCTCACCGATCAGCGTGCTCACCCCCGAGGGCCACCGTGAAGCGGTCGCGGGGCGCACCGAACTGCTGCGCTCGGTGGGGAGGCCCGCCCCCGGCGTCGAGGTCAGGGTGGCCGGCGCCGGGCCCGACGGCGTCGGCGAGATCCACGCCCGCGCCGACCACTTCTTCCGGATCGACACCGAGGGCTGGCTGCACAGCGGCGACCTCGGCCGGATCGCGGAGGACGGCTACCTCTACCTCCTCGGCAGGCGCACCGACATGATCATCCGCGGCGGCGAGAACGTCCATCCGCTGGAGGTCGAGACCGTCCTGACCGCGCATCCCGGCGTGGCGGACGCCGCGGTGACGGGCGTGCCCGACGAGCGGCTCGGCCAGACCGTCGTCGCCTTCGTCGTGCCGGCCGATCCCGGCGCCCCTCCGGACCCGGCGGCGCTCAGCAGCCATACCCGCGCCCGGCTGTCCGGGTTCAAGGTTCCCGTCCGCTGGTGGTTCGTGGACGACCTGCCGCGCAACGCCAACGGCAAGGTCGTCCGCCGCCTGCTGCGGGAACCGCACGAAGGAGGAACCAGTGCCTGA
- a CDS encoding serine hydrolase domain-containing protein, with translation MPDHVDPLRLDTLLGRIRREVEHGPLPSAQVAVAHQGRLVAVETYGDAGPGTRYVLQSVGRSIVAGVVWKLIGDGLLDVGEQVAAIIPEFAPNGKEAVTVEQVLTHTAGFPFAPLGHPKMLDREQRLAAFGRWRLDSPPGSRFQFHLTSAAWLIAEIVERRTGLAFADFLREQVVEPLGLSSIELGVPVDRQPGSVAPMLATDRTGDDQEPDPWGPWYLSDPKVLAAGEPSHALVATAADVALYFQALVHSGLWKPEAVAEGTRIRLTDHPYGEQIYGGGGSRRTSMGLFVTVAGPDAGSNLPSTGSQALFGSAGAAYQLGFMDPESGLSFACLSNGYPLAGYDNSPRGTALLTDIANLAAGLVG, from the coding sequence GTGCCTGACCATGTCGACCCGCTCCGCCTCGACACCCTTCTGGGCAGGATCCGCCGGGAGGTCGAGCACGGCCCCCTGCCGTCCGCGCAGGTCGCCGTCGCCCACCAAGGACGGCTGGTGGCCGTCGAGACCTACGGCGACGCCGGCCCCGGCACCCGGTACGTCCTGCAGTCCGTCGGACGGTCCATCGTCGCGGGCGTGGTGTGGAAGCTGATCGGCGACGGGCTCCTGGACGTGGGCGAGCAAGTCGCCGCGATCATCCCGGAGTTCGCGCCCAACGGGAAGGAGGCGGTGACGGTCGAGCAGGTCCTCACGCACACCGCGGGCTTCCCCTTCGCGCCCCTCGGACACCCGAAGATGCTCGACCGCGAGCAGCGGCTCGCCGCCTTCGGGCGCTGGCGTCTGGACTCCCCGCCGGGCAGCCGCTTCCAGTTCCACCTCACCTCGGCGGCCTGGTTGATCGCCGAGATCGTCGAGCGGCGCACGGGCCTGGCCTTCGCCGACTTTCTGCGCGAGCAGGTCGTGGAGCCACTGGGCCTGTCGTCGATCGAGCTGGGGGTCCCGGTGGACCGGCAGCCGGGCAGCGTCGCCCCGATGCTCGCCACCGACCGCACCGGCGACGACCAGGAACCCGACCCCTGGGGGCCCTGGTACCTGTCCGACCCGAAGGTCCTGGCGGCCGGAGAGCCGAGCCATGCCCTGGTCGCCACCGCCGCCGACGTCGCGCTCTACTTCCAGGCGCTGGTCCACTCCGGACTGTGGAAGCCGGAGGCGGTGGCCGAGGGCACCCGGATCAGGCTGACCGATCACCCGTACGGGGAGCAGATCTACGGGGGCGGCGGCAGTCGCCGTACCAGCATGGGACTGTTCGTGACGGTGGCGGGCCCCGACGCGGGGAGCAACCTTCCGTCGACGGGCTCGCAGGCGCTCTTCGGCAGCGCGGGGGCGGCCTACCAACTGGGCTTCATGGACCCGGAGTCGGGCCTGTCCTTCGCCTGTCTGAGCAACGGCTATCCGCTCGCCGGCTACGACAACTCGCCCCGCGGCACCGCACTGCTCACCGACATCGCGAACCTGGCGGCGGGCCTGGTCGGTTAG
- a CDS encoding amidohydrolase family protein: MAEQRKPIFDCDQHMYEERDSFTRYLPKEFLGAAVAPVTLPDGREVILAGDRIVVCLEPEFGQVYRPGSLKEMLKAMASGNPEETYQFEPMHESYQNRDARLRVMDEQGLDQSIIYPGGWALVAEEYVKGVEPLYANYHSFNRYMNEVWGFNHQGRIYAPALLSLRDLPSAVKELEYVLNQGARFILLPTGPMYGRSPGDPYFDPFWKLVNEAKASVCYHISEFYYNSQVAPSWGFDPHPIHFRMSAWQWQNTYGQRPVEETLSALIFDNLFGRFPDINVLVSEFGSEWVPHFVRHMDKSRGMGRNGPWIGGQLDERPSQIFRKHVRVVPYPEDDIVGVVKRLGYHESIVMGSDFPHAEGLAQPADFRKLIAELDESAQDDIMYNNAQQLISR; this comes from the coding sequence ATGGCCGAACAGCGCAAGCCCATCTTCGACTGCGACCAGCACATGTACGAGGAGCGGGACTCTTTCACCCGCTATCTCCCCAAGGAGTTCCTCGGCGCCGCGGTCGCACCGGTGACACTGCCGGACGGGCGGGAGGTGATCCTCGCCGGCGACCGGATCGTGGTCTGTCTGGAGCCGGAGTTCGGGCAGGTCTACCGCCCTGGGTCGCTGAAGGAGATGCTCAAGGCGATGGCCTCGGGCAACCCGGAGGAGACCTACCAGTTCGAGCCGATGCACGAGTCGTACCAGAACCGCGACGCCCGGCTGCGGGTCATGGACGAGCAGGGCCTCGACCAGTCGATCATCTACCCGGGCGGCTGGGCCCTGGTCGCGGAGGAGTACGTGAAGGGCGTGGAGCCGCTCTACGCCAACTACCACTCGTTCAACCGCTACATGAACGAGGTCTGGGGCTTCAACCACCAGGGCCGCATCTACGCCCCGGCCCTGCTGTCGCTGCGCGATCTGCCCAGCGCGGTCAAGGAGCTGGAGTACGTCCTGAACCAGGGCGCCCGCTTCATCCTGCTGCCCACCGGACCGATGTACGGCCGCTCGCCGGGCGACCCGTACTTCGACCCGTTCTGGAAGCTGGTCAACGAGGCCAAGGCCAGCGTCTGCTACCACATCAGCGAGTTCTACTACAACTCGCAGGTGGCACCCTCGTGGGGTTTCGACCCGCACCCCATCCACTTCCGGATGTCGGCCTGGCAGTGGCAGAACACCTACGGCCAGCGCCCCGTCGAGGAGACGCTGTCAGCGCTGATCTTCGACAACCTCTTCGGGCGCTTCCCCGACATCAACGTCCTGGTCTCGGAGTTCGGCTCCGAGTGGGTTCCGCACTTCGTGCGCCACATGGACAAGAGCCGGGGCATGGGCCGCAACGGCCCCTGGATCGGCGGGCAGTTGGACGAGCGGCCGAGCCAGATCTTCCGCAAGCACGTCCGAGTGGTGCCCTACCCCGAGGACGACATCGTGGGTGTGGTCAAGCGCCTCGGCTACCACGAGTCCATCGTCATGGGCTCCGACTTCCCGCACGCGGAGGGCCTGGCGCAGCCGGCCGACTTCCGCAAGCTCATCGCGGAGCTCGACGAGTCCGCGCAGGACGACATCATGTACAACAACGCTCAGCAGCTGATCAGCCGCTGA
- a CDS encoding FadR/GntR family transcriptional regulator encodes MAEAARARETATVPVPARTRVGRQVRVPKTAELVAAHLRRQIVRGELMPDDALPPESGLMEQFGISRPTLREAFRVLESESLITVRRGAHGGARVSAPDADVAARFAGLILEYRGATLGDLYRAAALIEPPCARQLATKHTADDIKRLRDAVAAEKAVLDDPLALVEAQDTFHALLVELTGNQTLILLCSMVRNIIDRANASYTAAAVDAEAQRTQALKGHRAHVRMVGLIESGKADEAEKLWQRHISSADDVVNSAGPKTVLELLD; translated from the coding sequence GTGGCCGAGGCAGCCCGCGCACGCGAAACGGCGACCGTGCCCGTCCCCGCCCGCACTCGCGTCGGACGCCAGGTGCGAGTACCGAAGACCGCCGAACTGGTCGCCGCACACCTGCGCCGCCAGATCGTGCGGGGCGAACTCATGCCGGACGACGCGCTGCCGCCGGAGTCGGGCCTGATGGAGCAGTTCGGCATCTCCCGGCCGACACTGCGCGAGGCGTTCCGCGTACTGGAGTCGGAATCACTGATCACGGTCCGCCGCGGCGCCCACGGCGGCGCCCGGGTGAGCGCGCCCGACGCCGACGTCGCCGCCCGCTTCGCCGGCCTGATCCTCGAGTACCGCGGGGCCACCCTGGGCGACCTCTATCGCGCGGCCGCCCTCATCGAGCCACCCTGCGCCCGGCAGCTCGCCACCAAGCACACCGCGGACGACATCAAGCGGCTGCGGGACGCGGTGGCGGCCGAGAAGGCGGTCCTGGACGACCCGCTCGCCCTGGTCGAAGCACAGGACACCTTCCACGCCCTGCTGGTCGAGCTCACCGGCAACCAGACCCTGATCCTGCTGTGCAGCATGGTCCGCAACATCATCGACCGGGCCAACGCCTCGTACACAGCGGCCGCCGTGGACGCCGAGGCCCAGAGGACACAGGCGCTCAAGGGGCACCGGGCGCACGTGCGGATGGTCGGCCTGATCGAGTCCGGCAAGGCGGACGAGGCCGAGAAGCTCTGGCAGCGGCACATCTCCAGCGCCGACGACGTGGTGAACTCCGCCGGACCCAAGACGGTGCTCGAACTCCTCGACTGA
- a CDS encoding enoyl-CoA hydratase-related protein, translating into MTETSTPVILTELTDDGVMILTLNRPERHNAWTLEMELLYNELFDRAEADPRVRAVLLTGAGRSFCPGMDMSVLDGASSGARPWPTDRLPPRTRPMTFPKPVVAAVNGACAGIGFNQALMCDVRFAVPHAKFAAAFSARGLVAEDGVSWLLPRLVGHGNAADLLLSSRRFTGTEAHAMGLVNRLVEPDQLLAEALAYATELARSASPYAMSLIKRQLVDDQARSFTESRDNAAALLAVAKRAPDYREGVLSFIERRQPEFAGLGETVPEVTS; encoded by the coding sequence ATGACCGAGACTTCGACCCCGGTGATCCTCACCGAACTCACCGACGACGGGGTCATGATCCTCACCCTGAACCGGCCGGAGCGGCACAACGCCTGGACGCTGGAGATGGAGCTCCTCTACAACGAGCTGTTCGACCGGGCGGAGGCGGACCCGCGGGTCCGGGCCGTGCTGCTCACCGGCGCCGGGCGCAGTTTCTGCCCCGGCATGGACATGAGCGTGCTGGACGGGGCGTCGTCCGGCGCCCGCCCGTGGCCCACCGACCGGCTGCCCCCGCGCACCCGACCGATGACGTTCCCCAAGCCGGTCGTGGCGGCCGTGAACGGCGCCTGCGCGGGCATCGGGTTCAACCAGGCCCTGATGTGCGACGTCCGGTTCGCCGTGCCGCACGCCAAGTTCGCCGCCGCCTTCAGCGCGCGCGGCCTGGTCGCCGAGGACGGTGTGTCCTGGCTCCTGCCGCGGCTGGTCGGCCACGGCAACGCCGCCGACCTGCTGCTGTCCTCGCGCCGCTTCACCGGGACGGAGGCCCACGCGATGGGGCTGGTCAACCGTCTCGTCGAGCCGGACCAGCTCCTTGCGGAGGCCCTCGCCTACGCGACCGAACTGGCCCGCTCGGCCAGCCCGTACGCGATGTCCCTCATCAAACGGCAGCTCGTCGACGATCAGGCGCGGTCCTTCACGGAGAGCCGCGACAACGCGGCCGCGCTGCTGGCCGTGGCCAAGCGGGCCCCGGACTACCGGGAGGGCGTGCTCAGCTTCATCGAGCGCCGGCAGCCGGAGTTCGCGGGGCTGGGGGAGACGGTGCCGGAGGTGACGTCATGA
- a CDS encoding DUF2889 domain-containing protein — MTRSALPLHRRTITVTAYEEDGAEIRVEAELCDERPWEQPPGGVVHRMVLAVRVRLADMVVVAADAQMRDFPHAECPLIAPAFEGLVGLGVAAGYNRAVQERFRGVSGCSHLYELSRALGPAVVQAAMSVNARRRAAGDAAEDPRASAAVMNSCHIWAPDGVGLRKLDAGWRPGTGPRPVPELGTFERPTGP; from the coding sequence ATGACGCGCTCCGCCCTTCCTCTGCACCGTCGTACGATCACCGTCACCGCGTACGAGGAGGACGGCGCCGAGATCCGGGTCGAGGCGGAGCTGTGCGACGAACGCCCGTGGGAGCAGCCGCCGGGCGGAGTCGTCCACCGGATGGTCCTGGCGGTGCGGGTACGCCTCGCCGACATGGTCGTCGTGGCCGCCGACGCGCAGATGCGTGACTTCCCGCACGCCGAGTGCCCGCTGATCGCCCCGGCCTTCGAGGGTCTGGTGGGGCTGGGTGTCGCCGCCGGGTACAACCGGGCCGTCCAGGAGCGCTTCCGGGGTGTCTCGGGCTGCTCCCACCTCTACGAACTGAGCCGCGCGCTCGGCCCGGCGGTGGTGCAGGCGGCCATGTCCGTCAACGCGCGCCGGCGGGCGGCGGGTGATGCGGCCGAGGACCCGCGTGCCTCGGCCGCGGTGATGAACAGCTGCCACATCTGGGCACCGGACGGTGTGGGCCTGCGCAAACTCGACGCGGGCTGGCGCCCCGGAACCGGTCCGCGTCCGGTCCCGGAGCTCGGCACCTTCGAGCGCCCTACGGGGCCGTGA
- a CDS encoding acyl-CoA dehydrogenase family protein — translation MDISYPPETGTFRAEVKAFLAEALPADWKGIGALDEDSAWAFARDWRGRLVEHGYLSLTWPKQYGGRGLSKLHQVVLMEELALAGVPFGLPQDTFGVKMLANTLLRWGTEEQKSHFLPRILSGEDTWCQGYSEPDAGSDLASLKTRAVRDGEEWVIDGQKVWTSGAHHSDWIFVLARTDREASKHRGISFLLVPLDQPGVEVRPFRMMSGQLHFNEVFLTGARTRADLVVGGVDNGWTVAQSLLGVERGEEAATNPILFRAEVERLVELARLHGKDQDPVVRQRIAWCWSKVEIMRCLGYRILTGWLKGAEPGPETSIAKLYWSEYHTEVTDLAMDIMGLHGQVPVGRPPLRTYRTDDPGAANSSASWSTTYLIALSGTIYAGTSQVQRNILAEKVLGLPREPRITAP, via the coding sequence GTGGACATCAGCTATCCCCCGGAGACCGGGACGTTCCGTGCCGAGGTCAAGGCGTTCCTGGCCGAGGCGCTGCCGGCGGACTGGAAGGGCATCGGCGCCCTGGACGAGGACTCGGCCTGGGCCTTCGCCCGCGACTGGCGCGGCCGACTCGTCGAGCACGGCTATCTCTCCCTCACCTGGCCGAAGCAGTACGGCGGCCGCGGCCTGTCCAAGCTCCACCAGGTCGTCCTGATGGAGGAACTCGCCCTGGCCGGCGTTCCGTTCGGGCTGCCGCAGGACACCTTCGGCGTGAAGATGTTGGCGAACACGCTGCTGCGCTGGGGCACGGAGGAGCAGAAGAGCCACTTCCTGCCCCGCATCCTCAGCGGCGAGGACACCTGGTGCCAGGGGTACTCGGAGCCGGACGCCGGTTCCGATCTGGCCTCCCTGAAGACCCGCGCGGTGCGGGACGGCGAGGAGTGGGTGATCGACGGCCAGAAGGTGTGGACCTCCGGCGCCCATCACAGCGACTGGATCTTCGTCCTGGCCCGCACGGACCGGGAGGCGTCCAAGCACCGGGGCATCTCCTTCCTCCTGGTCCCGCTCGACCAGCCCGGCGTCGAGGTACGGCCGTTCCGCATGATGAGCGGACAGCTGCACTTCAACGAGGTGTTCCTCACCGGCGCCCGCACCCGCGCCGATCTCGTCGTCGGCGGCGTCGACAACGGCTGGACGGTGGCCCAGAGCCTGCTGGGCGTCGAGCGCGGCGAGGAGGCGGCCACCAACCCGATCCTGTTCCGGGCCGAGGTGGAACGGCTCGTGGAACTGGCCCGGCTCCACGGGAAGGACCAGGACCCCGTCGTACGGCAGCGGATCGCCTGGTGCTGGTCCAAGGTCGAGATCATGCGCTGTCTCGGCTACCGGATCCTCACCGGCTGGCTCAAGGGCGCCGAGCCCGGCCCCGAGACGTCGATCGCCAAGCTGTACTGGAGCGAGTACCACACCGAGGTCACCGATCTGGCGATGGACATCATGGGCCTGCACGGCCAGGTGCCGGTCGGCCGGCCGCCCTTGCGCACCTACCGCACCGACGACCCCGGCGCCGCGAACTCCTCGGCGTCCTGGTCGACGACGTATCTGATCGCCCTGTCGGGCACGATCTACGCGGGCACCTCGCAGGTGCAGCGGAACATCCTCGCGGAGAAGGTTCTGGGGCTGCCGCGCGAGCCGCGGATCACGGCCCCGTAG
- the fabG gene encoding 3-oxoacyl-ACP reductase FabG — protein MGLLDGRNAVITGGAQGIGFEIAGILGDAGARIVLGDINEGAAAEACERLAKNGVAATSLRCDVTDEGEVAALVAHCADTFGPVDVMVNNAGITRDATLRKMPLADFRAVVDVHLTGAWNGTRYAAEAMRAHGQGGSIVNISSIAGKVGNFGQTNYSAAKAGLVGLTKASAKELAKAGVRVNAVQPGLIRTAMTEAMPPAAWDAKLAEIPMGRAGEPAEVAQVVLFLASDMASYITGAVIEVTGGRYM, from the coding sequence ATGGGACTGCTGGACGGCCGGAACGCGGTGATCACCGGCGGCGCACAGGGCATCGGCTTCGAGATCGCCGGCATCCTCGGCGACGCGGGTGCACGCATCGTCCTCGGTGACATCAACGAGGGCGCCGCCGCCGAGGCCTGCGAACGCCTCGCCAAGAACGGCGTGGCCGCCACCTCGCTGCGCTGCGACGTCACCGACGAGGGCGAGGTCGCCGCCCTGGTGGCCCACTGCGCCGACACCTTCGGTCCGGTCGACGTCATGGTCAACAACGCCGGGATCACCCGGGACGCGACCCTGCGCAAGATGCCCCTCGCCGACTTCCGTGCCGTGGTCGACGTCCATCTGACCGGCGCCTGGAACGGCACCCGGTACGCCGCCGAGGCGATGCGGGCGCACGGACAGGGCGGCAGCATCGTCAACATCTCCTCCATCGCCGGCAAGGTCGGCAACTTCGGCCAGACCAACTACAGCGCCGCCAAGGCCGGACTCGTCGGCCTGACCAAGGCCTCCGCCAAGGAACTCGCCAAGGCGGGCGTCCGCGTCAACGCCGTACAGCCCGGTCTGATCCGTACCGCCATGACCGAGGCGATGCCTCCGGCCGCCTGGGACGCGAAGCTCGCCGAGATCCCCATGGGCCGCGCGGGCGAACCCGCCGAGGTCGCCCAGGTCGTCCTCTTCCTCGCCTCCGACATGGCGAGCTACATCACCGGAGCGGTGATCGAGGTGACCGGCGGCCGGTACATGTGA